The Hippopotamus amphibius kiboko isolate mHipAmp2 chromosome 3, mHipAmp2.hap2, whole genome shotgun sequence genomic interval tgggtcttgtttttgtatccattcagcctgtccatgtcttttggttggtgcatttagtccatttctaTTCAAgctaattattgatatgtatgttcctattaccattttctttgttattttgtttttgtttttgtttttgtttttgtttttataggtccttttcttctcttaagtttacCACTtggaaaaattcctttagcatttgttgtagggctggtttggtggtgctgaattctcttagctgttgcttgtctgtaaagcttttgatttctctgtggaatctgaatgagatccttgctgggtagagtattcctggttgtagtttcttccctttcatcactttgaatatatcttgccactcccttctgtcttgcagagtttctgctgagaaatcagctgttaaccttatgggagttcccttgtatgtaatttgtcatttttctcttgttgcttttttttaattatttattattttttggggagtacaccaagttcaatcatctgtttttatacacatatccctgtattccctccctccctcaactcccccccaccttccctcgagtccctcccaccctcagaaagacaaatattgtatgctaactcacatatacggaatctaaaaatggtactaatgaactctgacaagaacaaggatgcaaatgcagagaatggactggagaactcgaggtttgggagggggcagggggtgaaggggaagttgagatgaagtgagagagtagcacagacatatatatactaccaactgtaaaacagatagccagtgggaagttgttgtataacaaagggagttcaactcgaggatggaagatgtcttgttgcttttaataacttttctctggctttaatttttgtcactttgactactatatgtcttggtgtatttctccttgggtttatcctgtgcttcctggacttgggtagctatttgcTTTcacatattagggaagttttcaactataatctcttctaagattttctcaggtcctttctctctatcttcttcttttgggacccctataatgggaatattggtgcatttaacattatcccagtggtctcttaggctatcttcagttcttttcattattttttctttattcttttctgcaccagtgattatcaccattctgtcttccagtttgcttattcacccttctgcttcacttaatctgctgttggttccttctagtgtatttttcatttcagttattgtcttgcatatctgtttgtttgttctttaattcttctatgtcttttgtaaacatttcttgcaactttttgatctttgcatccagtcttttttcaaagtcctggatcatcttcaccatcattattctgaattctttttctggaagggtgcctatctcctcttcatttagctgtttttctggggttttatcttgtgccttcatctggtaaaatgtcctctgccttttcattttctttatctttctgtggctgtggttttcatttccacaagatgaaatattgctgatactgcttgattctctCATTgaatctttattaattttcctgTTGTTGGTTTTGACTTTTCCACTCATCATGAAACTATTATGCAGTACTTTCACTGCACACTTATATCTATTAGTTTATAACAACTTAACTTTTAAGTAAACAGAATTGCATTGTGAAGGAATTAGATTTTATACAgttcttttgaaatgtaattcaGTGACCTATCAACATAAAACACTTATATGTGTTTTACTAAAGATTTCCATTATTGGGAATCTATTGAGATTAAAACAATTGGAAAAGTGAACAAACTTTATATACAGCCCTTGCCATTATACTAGAAATTACTTTGTAAAACATTCAAAGCCAAAGTGTATAAACCAGGATGTGGATACTTTCTTGGGCccaaagtatatttaaattttattctgtgaTTAAATgaaaactagtatatataaatggataaacaacaaggccctagtgtatagcacagggaactatattcagcatcctttaataaaccataatgggaaataatatgaaaaataatgtaaatgtataactgagcCATTTTGCTACATAGCAGTgattaacacaaccttgtaagtcaactctacttcaatttttaaaaaacccaaaaaattgTATTCTGTGATTGTCATGTCCTAAGGACTCCCTTATTAAGCCACAGTTCTGCTTTTAAAAACTGGTTATGTCTTTGATAATAGGAGCATCACACTGCAACATTTCTTCTAAAAAACGCACGAGAAAAGAAAAGCCATCATTTTCTTGTGTACCATTTCTGAGGtagctggttttttgtttgtttgtttatttgtttttccattttgttgcaatgcaaatagaagtgatttttctttttcctcttgagagcagggaaaacaaagagaatgtcaaactggctagaggagaaagataacctagcctaaaagagttaatcattccttgttttactttagctgtcactaatctgtagttaATAGATTTTTACCTCATaaagctaactccctgatacttaactctgtgtgagttacacCTGCCTCTCACTTGATAAccttatttacaacttggaagctgcattccatatgaccattgtaacaaaatcattctataatttgttttgcatttcaaaaaGGAGCTCCTCAGAGGACAAACCATAGACAAATGGACTATCAACAAACTGATAGGCAAATGGACAATCAACAAACTGGCAGACCCCAGTCAATGGGTGGCCTGATGCCAGCTATGgctgttttgaaatattgcaaaggaaaaaaaaaagaataatgcaaaggaaaaagaatgcaagacctccaTCAACTTGATTCTTATCACAGACCCCAGACTGCGAGCCCCCATGTATaaatcttccctgactcccaagaactggaggggaggggaaggcacaGTTCTTGAAGCACTAGCCTGCTGcatcttccctttgcctggcaaagaaaaataaagccatctttctctccctccaaaatctctgtctccgtatttctattaggCCTTGGTGTACAGAGTAGCTGTTATTACGGCAACAACCTTAGAGACTTATGGTTCTTTATTCTCAATCTGGCTAGACTCAGCTCACCACAATTGGtttgaaaatctgaaaaacacaTTTGGAATGTTATGTTAAGTGCAGTTGTAGAGCAAATACTGTCCTAGTTTAGTTCCATTCAAATTTCAAAGATAAATGCTTAAGGGGAAAGAAATCTTTAAACGACTCTATTTCTGCAGCTAGTTTGAAGTTTTTAGTTTAGAAAGAGAGTAGAAGAATAAAGGATTAAAGCTAAATGGCTGAGGCAGATGGGAAATCTAAGATTACCAATAAGTACTCTAAGGGCAATACAATTCTTCAGGTGTTCAAAAATAACTGTGTTCATTAATAAGACTTAACTTATCAAGGACAGGATCTGcatactcttctttctcttctagcTCATTCAAAATGATGCACAGAAATTGATATCCTGAGACTCAACAAATAAATGTTACctacaagtaaaaaaaaacaaaacaaaaaacccaaaaaaactgGTTATGTTACAAAGTCCAACTCACTTTTcttgctgcacaacaggccagtgAATCGGACATGAGGTGTTGAAGTAAGGAATATGATTTTATTCAGAAAGCGAGCCGACTgacaagatggcagactaatgtctccaaaAAAGACCATCTTATCagagtctggatgccagtttgtgttatagaatcagagagggagagatgtaggggagtaaagtaaaaagggctatcagtcttgcaaaacatctcctggagtgactagcctcagggaggggaggtgttagtttcttcttttctgcagccattcacaggtgggcagggttctctgaggcaggccatcatgtatgactataataacaaaagcagtgaaagcaaggattaaagtcaaagaaacagattgaacatggagttcaatttagctcttccctgttacagttaTAACAATAACAGTATATTGTTTTTGAAATGCATAACTATTATTTTGATAGGCAATCAAAATATCGATATTTGACAATGGAATTATCCTGGAAGAAAATATGGACAAagtatagaaaaatgaaataaaatttgttttaacacATTTTGTGACATATTTACATTAACATAACAGTCAAGCAATAAGAACAAAGTACATAGACACATATTTTAACAAATGAGATTTATTGCTGTGAGTGAAGTATTATTCCATTTGATTGTCTAtagataataaatgttaataaacattCTATACACAAACTCAAAACCATTGTTTACTACATATTGCAAAAATGTtatgtttgctttcttatcagTTGCGGAGATGACAGTCATGCTGGACTGAGTTTCTGATGCCTGTCTGAGGAAGCAGGAGAGTGAACAATGGAATGATGCACATCAACAACATGAGATTCtaattcattttgttaaaaaaaactatCAGTATTTTCAAATGGCTGTACTGTTTTATAGATACTTCCTAAAGtctgatttttaataaattccaaTGTGCTGTGATATTATAGAATACTTTTGCATTGCCATTTGGTTATTTCTATTAAACTACTGGCAGAAATGGAGTTGCTTTAAATAAATGTCCTTTGGTGGctatggaattatttttttaagttaaatattcaaattttaacAGTTCTAGGTTGATATggaatacaaaatatatacaggAAATTCTACTTTTTTATGTAAAATGGTAAGAGGCCTGTgtacaaatatataaatgtgtgtgtgtgtttgaattcTATGTCTTAAATCTAGATGTTTTTGATCATGGTTAGGCTTTTGTTACCAAGTCTAGTCTTCCTCTGCTTGGTGCAtcacaggccaataaatcagaggtgagttgttgaggcaaggaatacaactattcagaaagctggccaacagagaagatggcagacgaGTGTCTCTgcaaaaccatcttatcggggtctggatgccagtttctcttATAGAATTACAgatggagaggctgtgaggaagtaaagtaaaaaggtagaATGGAGAGGTAGAGgtggtggggaagtaaagtaaaagggccatcagtcttgcaaaacatctccaggaatgaccCACCTCCATCGGGGgatgtgattcatttttttctttactgcagCCACTCACAGGTgtgcagggcagattgtctgcccgTGAGCTGAagagaggcactttagtttaacattcaggcagagggttggggttccctgaggcaggtcaTCATGTGTGATTATAATAAAAGCAGctaaaagcaaaggttaaagtcaaagaaacagatcgaACATGGAGTCCagtttagctcttccctgttacactttTAACTCCATTGATCCTTTGTGTCCTCAACTCTAAGATGGGCAAACTCTTCCAGAGttgtaaaaaggaaggaagattgaGTCCACTCTCTGTAACTGATTCTCTTTgagttatgtgtgtgtgcatgtgtgtgcgtgtgcttgTGTTTctgcatgtatgtttgtgtgaTTATCACCTTCTGGTTCTCCTATTTTCtatcaaaacagaaaatcatgCTTTTCAACTAACCAACCTGTAGAAGATGCTGCCTATTTATTATGTAAGAAGTAAGTAGAggttaaaaataacaatttgggAATTGATGTAATACAATTATACGGtggtataaaatattatatactggAGACTCAGGATTCAATCGATGCAGAGGGAGGCTATTGTAGAGCTTCCTTTATCTGACTGAAGGCAGAACTTCTAAGTGAGGTTGCCATAAATCCTCTCTCCTAGGGGCTGCTTTGCCTGCcaggaagaagacagaaaagacccCCTTCTCTGTCATAAATAAATGATCTCACAGAATTTCATATCTCCCATTGGTTCCTTTAGAAGcccatttgtttttctcacaGAAGCAGTTCCTTGCTCTGCCTTTCATCTATTGTTAGGTATATAAACCTCATGTCTAATTACTGAGCGAGCTTCATTTTTGTGCACtcatatacatgaaaataaacttcATCTATTCTCCTGTTAACCTacattttgtcagtttaattcacaGTCCCTTTATTAGTAAGGACCCCAACCTAAGAGAgtagaagaaaagtttttttccctcttgacaGAATGTATtgagtatgtatatatgtatatacacacacataaaatataatataatgtaatgtatgtgtgtatgtttccaAAAGCCAATAAGTAATGCATCTTTGCACATATGTTACTTTAAAATACCATCCTTCTTTTCTCCAAGTTTCACACATATTTAATAATGTACCTGCATGTGGGACCAATCAATAGTCCTTAAATGTTTCTGCTTGAAAATTAAtagtcactcagcaaatatttttctcataataaTTCTTTTCACTGCTTCTTTGGCCTCTGTGTTTCTTACACTGTATATCGGAAGATTTAGTATTGGCAGCAAAAAGGTATAGAACATGGATAAGATTTTGGCTCTATCCTGTAGGTAGCTAGAGCTGGTTCCCAGATAAGTAAATATAACTGTTCCATAGAACAGAGTCACTACAGTTAGGTGGGAGGCACATGTGGTGAAGGCTTTGTATCTGCCCCTCAAAGACTGTATCTTCAGGACAGTTTGAAGGATGCCCAGATAGGAACTAATGGCCATCAGAAAGGTAGCCACTGATGTGGTTCCAGAGAGGGCAGTAAATAAAAACTCATTGTATTGGGTATCAGAACAGGCAAGTCGAAAAAGCAATGGGATATCACAGAAGTAATGGTTAATGACATTGGgaccacagaaagacagactgAGCAAGCCAGTCAGGTGGGTGAGTGAGTTGGCACAACCTAGTAGGTAGGAAACATTGACCAGGTGGATGCAGAACGTGGGGGTCATGAGACCTTTGTAGTGAAGTGGGCAGCAAATGGCAAGGTACCGATCATATGCCATGGCAGCCAGCAGGAAACATTCCGTGGTCAGGAACATGCTGACAAAGGAATACTGAAGGAGGCACCCGATGTAGGAGATGACTTTCAGTCTTGTTATGTAGTTCACCAACAGCTTAGGAATAAAGACTGAGGAATAGCAGAAATCCAAGAAAGCCGACTGGCTAAGGAAAACATACTTGGGAGAATAGAGCTGCGCACTAGCCAGGATGCTCGTGATAATCCAAATGTCACCCAGCAGAGTCATGAGATAGATCAAGAAAAACAGCACAAATAGGACTGCGTTCAGCTCAGGGTTATCTGTCAGCCCCAGGAGGATGAATTCAGTTATCCTACTGACATTGCTGTTAGCCATTTATGTGGCTCCTCTAAGATAGACCTGCAAAgagtgagagaagaaagaaaataagcaaaggtATAGCCTGAACGTATGAATTCCATCTAGCAGTGTCTTTAGAACACTGCATGATTTTTGTTAATAATGATCCACCATGATTTCAATTCTTGCAAGTATGAAAAGTTAACCTGATACAAAAGTTTACCTAGACCAATGCCTCACCAGCGGATATAAGCTGGCATTATGCACCACATAAGAACCCctggagaaattaaaatttctgtgAAGAGCTCTGGTAGGAATCTTGTTAAATAAAGAAAGTTCAGGAGATAGATCCTGGGTAAGAGTATAGTACAaattccagacacaaggcaggaACCTCATATGTTAAGGAATATATCCTTTAACAAAGACCAAAAGTTCAGTATTTAATAGGTAAATTCTTGAGACATCtagcaaaattattttctatgacaTCTTTTTAACTTAGACAAAAAAATACATGACACgttaaacaataaaaacaacaaatgaatagaatatatatatacatatatacacatacatgtatattatatctaatgaaattaataattatccataaagaaggaaaaagagaattagGAGTGTCTGGAATATAGAATGAAACAAATTCAAATGTTTTCTATTCTAATGTAACTCACTGTGGCAGGAAGTCATTCTCTGCTACTCCAACAGGTATTTATCACTTCATCCTCTGATTTCCTATAGAATTTATTATCCAATGGCTTGAATTAGTCCATATCTCAC includes:
- the LOC130848372 gene encoding olfactory receptor 1052-like, whose translation is MANSNVSRITEFILLGLTDNPELNAVLFVLFFLIYLMTLLGDIWIITSILASAQLYSPKYVFLSQSAFLDFCYSSVFIPKLLVNYITRLKVISYIGCLLQYSFVSMFLTTECFLLAAMAYDRYLAICCPLHYKGLMTPTFCIHLVNVSYLLGCANSLTHLTGLLSLSFCGPNVINHYFCDIPLLFRLACSDTQYNEFLFTALSGTTSVATFLMAISSYLGILQTVLKIQSLRGRYKAFTTCASHLTVVTLFYGTVIFTYLGTSSSYLQDRAKILSMFYTFLLPILNLPIYSVRNTEAKEAVKRIIMRKIFAE